A portion of the Stigmatella aurantiaca DW4/3-1 genome contains these proteins:
- a CDS encoding type I polyketide synthase has protein sequence MATPLTGSEVAIVGLAGRFPGAQDLEGFWRNVCDGVEAIRSYSTEELLASGAEPELVRHPRFVPAAARLENVEGFDAAFFGYTPREAELMDPQHRLFLECAWEVLESSGHGGQGDPLLVGVFAGQALSTYLLVNLLGNSAVRRSTDPLQLNLGNSGSFLTTRVSYKLDLKGPSFLVESACSTSLVAVHVASQSLLNGECDLALAGGVSINLTQQHGYLPSEGGILSPDGRCRPFDASARGIVFGSGVGAVALRRLEDALADGDPIYAILLGSAVNNDGALRGGYTAPSVEGQAEVISEALANANVAPETISYIETHGTGTALGDPIEVHALNTAFGGQDLPRQSCILGALKANIGHLDAAAGVCGLIKASLALHHRQLPPHPLYEEPNPHIPWEEGPFYVNTDLMDWKAGASPRRAGVSSFGMGGTNAHVILEEAPKRSPSDPSRALQLLPLSAATPTALDALTERLASFLHKHAEIPLADVAYTLQVGRRALEYRRVLVCGSTTDAEEGLTGASSTRRLLSGSTVATGAPVVFLFPGQGAQHPAMGAGLYESEPVFREYVDACARALQPHLGLDLRELLRAPQDSTAQARLEQTRLAQAALFTVEYALARLWMSWGIEPEAMMGHSIGEYVAACLSGVLSLDDALALVAARGSLMQELPPGAMLSVAMDEAGLRPLLGPRLAIAAINAPSLCVVSGPPEDVRSLQEELTRNGTACRVLHTAHAFHSPMVEPILERFAQIVRKVKLETPRLPYVSNLTGQWITPEQARNPQYWVDHLRQCVRFAPGLETLGRKPGRVLLEVGPGRTLSTLARRMPVPSGPWTVVTSMRHPDELIPDAQVLHEALGSLWLAGASVNWKGYHGNARRHRVALPTYPFERQRYWISPDVQAQGVPGGETPAELGQPPATTATTGMPSPDAARHPRPRLRNAFVAPRDEQEHMVARVFEEVLGIEAVGIHDNFFELGGHSLLATAVVGRLRDGSGVSIPLQLLFEGPTVAQVAERLGGLSWRPPNEDPERDALLLMLAELIRLETPSAP, from the coding sequence ATGGCAACACCGCTCACAGGTTCCGAGGTGGCCATCGTTGGACTGGCCGGGCGCTTTCCAGGGGCTCAGGACCTGGAGGGGTTCTGGCGCAACGTCTGCGATGGTGTGGAGGCAATCCGCTCCTATTCCACGGAAGAATTGTTGGCCTCGGGAGCAGAGCCGGAGCTGGTTCGCCACCCGCGCTTCGTTCCGGCCGCCGCACGGTTGGAGAATGTGGAAGGCTTCGATGCGGCCTTCTTCGGATACACACCGCGAGAGGCCGAGCTGATGGACCCCCAGCACCGGCTCTTCCTCGAGTGTGCCTGGGAGGTGCTCGAGTCCTCGGGACATGGCGGCCAGGGCGATCCGCTCCTGGTGGGTGTCTTCGCGGGCCAGGCGCTCAGCACCTATCTGCTGGTGAACTTGCTGGGGAACTCCGCGGTGCGGCGCAGCACGGATCCGCTGCAACTCAACCTGGGCAATTCTGGCAGCTTCCTGACGACCCGGGTGTCTTACAAGCTGGATCTCAAGGGCCCCAGCTTCCTGGTGGAGAGCGCCTGTTCCACCTCGCTCGTGGCCGTCCATGTCGCCAGCCAGAGCTTGCTCAACGGCGAGTGCGATCTCGCGCTCGCGGGCGGCGTCTCCATCAACCTCACCCAACAGCACGGCTATCTCCCGTCAGAGGGAGGTATCCTCTCACCCGATGGGCGCTGCCGTCCGTTCGATGCCTCGGCCCGGGGAATCGTGTTCGGCAGCGGCGTGGGGGCAGTCGCGCTGCGGCGCTTGGAAGACGCCCTGGCGGACGGAGATCCGATCTACGCCATCCTCCTGGGCTCGGCCGTCAACAACGACGGCGCGCTCCGGGGAGGCTATACGGCGCCCAGCGTGGAGGGGCAGGCCGAAGTCATCTCCGAGGCACTGGCCAACGCCAACGTGGCTCCCGAGACGATCTCCTACATCGAAACCCACGGCACCGGCACGGCCTTGGGAGACCCCATCGAAGTGCATGCCCTCAACACGGCCTTCGGTGGCCAGGACTTGCCACGCCAGTCGTGCATCCTGGGAGCGCTCAAGGCCAACATCGGCCACCTCGATGCGGCTGCCGGGGTCTGCGGCCTGATCAAAGCCAGCCTCGCCCTGCACCACCGGCAACTGCCGCCGCATCCTCTCTACGAGGAGCCCAATCCCCACATTCCCTGGGAGGAAGGACCCTTCTACGTCAACACGGATCTGATGGACTGGAAGGCAGGCGCCAGCCCCCGGCGGGCCGGCGTGAGTTCGTTTGGCATGGGGGGCACCAACGCCCATGTCATCCTGGAAGAGGCGCCCAAACGCTCGCCTTCGGATCCTTCCCGGGCGCTTCAGCTCCTGCCGCTGAGCGCGGCCACCCCCACCGCCCTGGATGCGCTCACCGAGCGCCTGGCCAGCTTCCTGCACAAGCATGCGGAGATTCCCCTGGCGGACGTGGCTTACACGCTCCAGGTGGGGCGCCGTGCGTTGGAGTACCGGCGTGTCCTCGTGTGCGGTTCCACAACGGACGCAGAAGAGGGACTGACGGGCGCCTCCTCCACACGGCGATTGCTGTCGGGCTCCACGGTGGCCACCGGTGCGCCCGTCGTTTTCTTGTTCCCTGGGCAGGGAGCGCAACATCCAGCAATGGGCGCGGGACTCTACGAGTCCGAGCCCGTCTTCCGTGAGTACGTGGATGCATGCGCCCGGGCCCTCCAGCCTCACTTGGGCCTCGATCTCCGGGAGCTGCTCCGCGCTCCTCAGGACAGCACCGCGCAAGCCCGCCTGGAGCAGACACGCCTGGCGCAAGCCGCGCTCTTCACCGTGGAGTACGCGCTGGCCCGGTTGTGGATGTCTTGGGGGATCGAGCCCGAAGCCATGATGGGACACAGCATCGGTGAGTATGTGGCCGCGTGCCTGTCCGGTGTGCTGAGCCTGGACGATGCCTTGGCCTTGGTGGCGGCCCGGGGCTCGCTGATGCAGGAGCTCCCCCCAGGTGCCATGCTCTCGGTGGCCATGGACGAGGCCGGGCTGCGTCCCCTGCTCGGTCCCCGTCTGGCCATCGCGGCCATCAACGCCCCGTCCCTGTGCGTGGTCTCTGGCCCCCCGGAGGACGTCCGTTCCCTCCAAGAGGAACTCACCCGGAATGGGACGGCGTGCCGTGTGCTTCACACCGCGCATGCCTTCCACTCGCCCATGGTCGAGCCCATCCTGGAGCGCTTCGCCCAGATCGTCCGCAAGGTGAAGCTGGAGACGCCCCGTCTGCCCTATGTCTCCAATCTCACGGGTCAGTGGATCACCCCAGAGCAGGCGCGCAACCCCCAGTACTGGGTGGATCACCTTCGCCAGTGTGTGCGCTTTGCGCCCGGTCTGGAGACCCTGGGACGCAAGCCGGGACGCGTGCTGCTGGAGGTGGGACCCGGCCGCACGCTGAGCACCCTGGCCAGACGGATGCCTGTGCCCAGTGGCCCATGGACGGTGGTCACCTCCATGCGTCACCCGGACGAACTCATCCCGGATGCGCAGGTCCTACACGAAGCGCTGGGGAGCCTCTGGCTGGCAGGCGCTTCCGTGAACTGGAAGGGCTATCACGGGAACGCCAGACGTCACCGCGTGGCCCTTCCGACCTACCCCTTCGAGCGGCAGCGCTACTGGATCTCCCCGGATGTTCAGGCACAGGGGGTGCCCGGTGGCGAGACACCCGCGGAGCTGGGCCAGCCCCCAGCCACCACCGCCACGACTGGCATGCCCTCGCCCGATGCAGCCCGCCACCCACGCCCCCGGCTGCGCAACGCCTTCGTCGCACCACGTGATGA